In a genomic window of Vulpes vulpes isolate BD-2025 chromosome 6, VulVul3, whole genome shotgun sequence:
- the LOC112909627 gene encoding uncharacterized protein: MHLLNASPLASQWVTSIRVLRFCPRTRLDYISQSPLQLGVATRQGSSQWHASLGDTLTSGQAAVRPALRLPARRRPASSEAGAPRSPLAPAWAGPGAPRCRGLRAAGGSALPGGPAQERRASLLWAAALALLLLWRPALVRPSSHRAALHAGSPDAVTAPCPLPEGRSGPDGSWRGAAPAALTAGPRRCRRVSTPGPGRSPSARPGSPPRPRSSPPAGLARAPRPRPLALCVLPVGLRCFRETAAPRYLTSVSKASVSHTERGRDTGRGRSRLHAGSPTWDSIPGLQDQALGQRQAPNHCTTQGSPHPTSNLS, encoded by the exons ATGCACCTGCTAA ACGCTTCTCCTCTGGCCTCCCAATGGGTCACCAGCATCCGAGTCCTCCGCTTCTGCCCGCGCACACGcctggactacatttcccagtctCCCCTGCAGCTGGGCGTGGCCACACGACAGGGCTCGAGCCAATGGCATGCAAGCTTGGGCGACACGCTCACTTCCGGGCAGGCCGCGGTGAGACCCGCCCTCAGACTTCCGGCCCGCCGTCGGCCGGCCTCCTCGGAAGCCGGTGCGCCCCGCTCGCCGCTGGCGCCTGcgtgggccgggccgggggctccGCGCTGCCGGGGGCTCCGCGCTGCCGGGGGCTCCGCGCTGCCGGGGGGCCCCGCACAGGAGCGGCGCGCGAGCCTCCTCTGGGCTGCGGCCCTGGCGCTCTTACTGCTGTGGCGGCCGGCTCTGGTCCGCCCCAGCTCGCACCGCGCGGCTCTCCACGCCGGGTCGCCCGACGCCGTCACTGCTCCTTGTCCCCTCCCCGAGGGGCGCTCAGGGCCCGACGGCTCCTGGCGGGGGGCGGCTCCCGCGGCGCTGACAGCAGGTCCCCGTCGGTGCCGCAGGGTCTCCACCCCGGGGCCGGGACGGTCACCCTCGGCCCGGCCTGGCTCTCCTCCACGCCCCCGGTCCTCCCCGCCTGCTGGCCTGGCCCGTGCCCCTCGGCCGCGGCCTCTTGCTCTGTGCGTCCTCCCGGTCGGGCTCAGGTGCTTCCGAGAAACAGCTGCCCCAAGATACCTGACGAGTGTCTCTAAAGCATCTGTGAG tcatacagagagaggcagagacacaggcagagggagaagcaggctccatgcagggagcccaacgtgggactcgatcccgggtctccaggatcaggccctgggccaaaggcaggcgccaaaccactgcaccacccagggatccccccaccctACTTCTAA CCTGAGCTAA